From the Euphorbia lathyris chromosome 6, ddEupLath1.1, whole genome shotgun sequence genome, one window contains:
- the LOC136233866 gene encoding protein BOBBER 1-like produces MAILSDYEEVGQTQKLPSPKSSPVKQDPNEGNGLDMENHSWTQTLQDLTVSIPVPPGTKSREIVCEIKKKSLKVGIKGQAPIIEGELFETIKLDDCFWNLEDQKLISVLMTKFDRQNWWKSLLNGGPEIDIEKAEPEASRLSELEGETRSVVEKMMFDQRQKEMGLPTSHEIEKQDLLKKFMAQNPNMMNDFPNMKMM; encoded by the coding sequence ATGGCAATCCTTTCCGACTACGAAGAAGTTGGCCAAACACAGAAGCTTCCGTCCCCAAAGTCGTCGCCGGTGAAACAAGACCCAAACGAAGGCAATGGTCTAGACATGGAGAACCATTCCTGGACTCAAACTCTGCAAGACCTAACCGTTTCAATTCCAGTTCCTCCCGGCACCAAATCAAGAGAAATCGTGTGCGAAATAAAGAAGAAGTCATTGAAAGTTGGGATCAAAGGTCAAGCACCTATAATAGAAGGAGAGCTGTTTGAGACGATCAAATTGGATGATTGCTTTTGGAATTTGGAAGATCAAAAGCTAATTTCTGTGTTAATGACGAAATTCGATCGGCAAAATTGGTGGAAGAGTTTGTTGAATGGAGGGCCTGAAATTGATATAGAAAAAGCAGAACCAGAAGCAAGCCGACTATCGGAATTGGAAGGGGAAACAAGATCGGTTGTGGAGAAGATGATGTTTGATCAAAGACAGAAGGAGATGGGACTTCCTACTAGTCATGAGATTGAAAAACAGGACCTTCTCAAGAAATTCATGGCTCAGAATCCTAACATGATGAATGATTTCCCCAATATGAAGATGATGTAG